The following coding sequences lie in one Capsicum annuum cultivar UCD-10X-F1 chromosome 5, UCD10Xv1.1, whole genome shotgun sequence genomic window:
- the LOC107871971 gene encoding uncharacterized mitochondrial protein AtMg00810-like: MTRHDIAFSVQTLSQFLLEPKKSHVNAARRVVKYVNNHPCQGVLLSSESSDQVSTYGDADRASCLQTRRSVTGYFVKIGKSVVCWKSNKLATVFRSSTEAEFRSIAVVTAELVWILSLLK, encoded by the coding sequence ATGACTAGGCATGATATTGCATTTAGTGTTCAAACACTAAGTCAATTTCTACTAGAACCTAAGAAATCTCATGTGAATGCTGCACGCAGAGTTGTAAAATATGTTAACAATCATCCATGTCAGGGTGTGTTGTTGTCTAGTGAATCAAGTGATCAAGTGAGTACTTACGGTGATGCAGACAGGGCATCTTGTCTTCAAACCAGGAGGTCTGTAACTGGATATTTTGTAAAGATTGGGAAGTCAGTTGTGTGCTGGAAGTCAAACAAACTAGCAACTGTGTTCAGAAGTTCAACTGAGGCAGAGTTTAGAAGTATAGCAGTTGTAACAGCTGAGCTGGTTTGGATATTAAGTCTGCTAAAATAG